Proteins found in one Acipenser ruthenus chromosome 18, fAciRut3.2 maternal haplotype, whole genome shotgun sequence genomic segment:
- the LOC117425096 gene encoding protein unc-79 homolog isoform X2 yields MSTKAEQFASKIRYLQEYHNRVLHNIYPVPSGTDIANTLKYFSQTLLSILSRTGKKETQDASNLAVPMTMCLFPVPFPLTPSLRPQVSSINPSVTRSLLYSVLRDTPSDRGQQSRDAQLSDYPSLDYQGLYVTLVTVLDLVPLLQHGQHDLGQSIFYTTTCLLPFLGDDILSTLPYTMISTLATFPPFLHKDIVEYLSTSFLPMAILGSNRRGGGVPAYVNLSASSMLMIAMQYTSNPVYHCQLLECLMKYKQEVWKDLLYVIAYGPSQVKPPAVQMLFHYWPNLKPPGAISEYRGLQYTAWNPIHCQHIECHNAINKPAVKMCIDPSHSVALGDKPPPLYICEECSQRIVGDHAEWLIDVLLPQAEISAICQKKNCSSHVRRAVVTCFSAGCCGHHGNRPVRYCKRCHVNHHSSEVGAAAETHLYQTSPPPINTRECGAEELVCTVEAVISLLKEAEFHAELREYEMNRRRQMGLSSSHHSLDNTDFDNKDDDQHDQRLLSQFGIWFLVSLCTPSENTPTESLARLVSMVFQWFHSTAYMMDDEVGSLVEKLKPQFVTKWLKTVCDVRFDVMVMCLLPKPVEFARVGGYWDKSCNTVMQLKEGLNRILCLIPYNVISQPVWECIMPEWLEAIRTEVPDSQLKEFREVLSKMFDIELCPLPFSMEEMFGFINCRFSGYPASAQEQALLWLHVLSELDIVVPLQLLIGMFSDGVNSVKELANQRKARANDLAGNLEARRVSVVSDPGRHGQHNTLSPFPSPFPSPLRCSPFRRSPFKHLSHAAGHRTLDLDCEEDDMNLNCFILMFDLILKQMELQDDGVTLGLDNSLSKDIISIINNVFQAPWGGSHTCQKDEKAVECNLCQSSILCYQLACELLERLAPKEEIRLVEPTDTLEDSLIFPRPEFTIGTEVEEENLTSKQGGNPGNKSGSTEKLTMKNNADKKFSYQQLPVTLKLIYTILQEMPKFEEPDILFNMLNCLKILCLHGECLYTARKDHPHFLAYTQDKMLIPSLWRVLTSEFSQLASLAVPQLLHALSLPHGADIFWGIVNSNFNSKDWKKRFEAVERVAVLCRFLDIVSVTKNHLLKYSLAHAFCCFLAAVEDVNPAVATRARLLLDTIKRPALQGLCLCLDFQFDTVVKDRPTILSKLLLLHFLKQDIPALSWEFFVNRFDTLSLEAQLHLDCNKEFPFPTTITAVRTNVANLSDVAMWKIKRARFARNRQKSVRSLRDSVKGLTESKRAHSLPETLSSRPLRLTRHEQSAPTLGDMIDHVLPGKSTSEDDTMIKDPLPEDAGIDHQTVHHLITVLMKFMAKDKSSAEVDIGSAKAFNTVKRHLYVLLGYDQQEGCFMIAPQKMRTSTCFNAFIAGISQVMDYNIHMGKHLLPLVVQVLKYCTCPQLRHYFQQPPRCSLWSLRPHIRQMWLKTLLVVLYKYPYRDMDISKIVLHLIHITINTLNAQYHSCKPHTTAGPLYSDNSNNSRYSEKEKEEDSVFDESDIHDTPTGACNKESQTFFARLKRIGGSKSVKYQPVEMNAQKSEIELSEYRDASALQDSILRCVREESIKKKRLQLLKQKSLDIGNADSILFNLDEHRRKSCIDRCQLDRHGVAFSACNTKPDDHCSKASEDALGKAEANDPHEKFGQGDGSSENKRPVIPEVRLSYMETSEDKVDSPGGHPPSKEDPDLIDLSSDSTSAPEKRSTISTSDSDSLVFEPLPPLRIVESDEEYEMQNPTYIKPNGKVTRSPSTSNTLGYTPLVQVKDHSKDCKPKGFVDNTLLTNERRPSINPMALLDCKDLTKPAEFTDLSNESPMTLKQKRYLLKKSVALPEISLDDNCEIRLEEIKLGVGTIVSPSVKTVFLNVPRDVDEPAPNDSESDSEQMSNTKPEDENEEAEFKIQIVPRQKKHRKIAVSAIQREYLDISFNMLDKLGDQQGEPAQYRQMKRGSLGALTMSQLMKRQLEHQSSAPHNISTWEAGATKSSLLSAPSTVSMFVPAPEEFTDDQPTTMTDRCHDCGAVLEEYDEESLGLAVVVLSMFIHLSPDLAAPLLLDIMQSVGRLASSTNFSGQAESMMIPGNAAGVAKQFLRCVFHQLAPNGILPQLFQSNIKDGSFLRTLASSLMDFNELSSVAALSMLLEGLNNKKSLPAGGPMLHCLENIATFMEALPMDSPSSLWTTICNQFQTFLTKLPSILPLKCCLDSSLRIIICLLKIPTTNAARSLLEPFSKLLGFVIQHAVFSLPYLAELCGLCYRGFNKERDKFYLSRSVVLELLQALKFKSPLPDTNLLLLVQFVCADAGTRLAESTILQKNMIASIPGCITAAMECMRQYINELLDFIADMHTLTKLKSHMKSCCQPLHEDTFGGNLKVGLAQIAAMEISKGNHRDNKAVIRYLPWLYHPPSAMQQGPKEFIECVSHIRLLSWLLLGSLTHSALNQGSTSCMPIPLDAGSHISDHLIVILIGFPEQSKTSVLHMCSLFHAFMFAQLWTIYCEQAAATPTMQNQNEFASTAILTGLEFWSRVTPSILQLMAHNKVMVEMVCLHVISLMEALQECNSTIFVKLIPMWLPMIQSNLKHLSAGLQLRLQAIQNNVNHQYLQGLQGCAQTSAIPSVLRKWLQCTQFKMAQVEIQSSEAVSQFYPM; encoded by the exons ATCTTGGACAGTCCATATTTTACACAACGACTTGTCTTCTACCATTTCTCGGTGATGATATTCTGAGCACTTTACCATACACAATGATCTCGACCTTAGCAACATTCCCACCATTTCTGCACAAGGACATTGTTGAATATCTTAGCACATCTTTCTTGCCAATGGCCATAT tGGGCTCAAACAGGAGAGGAGGAGGTGTTCCAGCCTATGTCAATCTGTCTGCCTCTTCGATGTTAATGATTGCTATGCAATACACTTCCAATCCTG TGTATCACTGTCAGTTGTTGGAATGCCTCATGAAATACAAGCAGGAGGTCTGGAAG GATTTGCTGTACGTTATTGCCTATGGGCCATCTCAGGTGAAACCtccagcagttcaaatgcttttCCACTACTGGCCAAACTTGAAGCCACCTGGAGCAATCAGTGAGTACAGAGGACTGCAGTACACAG CATGGAATCCCATCCATTGTCAACACATTGAATGCCACAATGCAATTAACAAGCCAGCTGTAAAG ATGTGCATAGACCCCTCACATTCGGTGGCTTTAGGAGACAAACCCCCTCCACTGTACATATGTGAAGAATGCAGCCAGAGGATTGTAGG GGATCATGCTGAATGGCTCATTGATGTTCTGTTGCCACAAG CTGAAATATCCGCTATTTGTCAGAAGAAG aacTGTAGTTCACACGTCAGGAGAGCAGTAGTTACCTGCTTCTCAGCTGGGTGCTGTGGACACCACGGCAACAGGCCAGTTCGCTACTGTAAGCGTTGCCATGTCAACCATCATAGCAGCGAGGTGGGAGCAGCAGCCGAGACCCACCTCTACCAGACGTCCCCCCCTCCTATCAACACTCGGGAGTGTGGAGCCGAGGAGCTGGTGTGCACTGTGGAGGCTGTCATCAG CCTGCTGAAGGAGGCTGAATTCCATGCAGAGCTGAGAGAGTACGAGATGAACCGCCGCAGACAGATGGGTCTGTCCTCCTCACACCACTCCCTGGACAACACAGACTTTGACAACAAAGACGATGACCAGCATGACCAGCGCCTCCTCAGCCAGTTCGGCATCTGGTTCCTG GTGAGCCTGTGCACGCCGAGTGAGAACACCCCCACAGAGAGCCTGGCCAGGCTGGTCAGCATGGTGTTCCAGTGGTTCCACTCCACCGCCTACATGATGGATGATGAGGTGGGGAGTCTGGTGGAGAAGCTCAAGCCTCAGTTTGTCACAAAGTGGCTGAAGACTGTGTGTGACGTGCGCTTTGACGTCATGGTCATGTGCCTGCTTCCCAAGCCGGTGGAGTTTGCTCGA GTTGGAGGGTACTGGGACAAGTCGTGCAACACAGTGATGCAGCTGAAGGAGGGTCTGAACCGGATCCTGTGCCTgatcccctacaacgtgatcagccAGCCTGTGTGGGAGTGCATCATGCCGGAGTGGCTGGAGGCCATCAGAACCGAGGTACCAGACAGTCAGCTCAAAGAGTTCCGTGAAGTGCTCAG TAAAATGTTTGATATCGAGCTGTGTCCCCTGCCCTTTTCTATGGAGGAGATGTTTGGTTTCATAAATTGCCGCTTCTCTGGGTACCCAGCATCTGCACAGGAGCAGGCCCTGCTCTGGCTTCAT GTGTTATCAGAGCTGGATATAGTGGTGCCCCTGCAGTTGCTGATTGGAATGTTTTCAGATGGCGTGAACTCTGTCAAAGAATTAGCAAACCAGAGGAAGGCAAGGGCCAATGACCTGGCTGGAAACCTTGAGGCAAGGAGG GTGAGCGTGGTGTCAGATCCAGGGCGTCACGGGCAGCACAACACACTGAGCCCCTTCCCCAGCCCCTTCCCCAGCCCTCTGCGCTGCAGCCCCTTCCGCCGCAGCCCCTTCAAGCACTTGAGCCATGCTGCCGGACACCGCACCCTCGACCTGGACTGTGAAGAGGACGACATGAACCTTAACTGCTTCATCCTCATGTTTGACCTCATCCTCAAGCAG ATGGAGCTACAAGATGACGGAGTGACCCTTGGTCTTGACAACAGTCTGTCCAAAGACATTATCAGCATCATCAACAACGTGTTCCAGGCTCCCTGGGGTGGCTCCCACACCTGCCAGAAGGATGAGAAGGCGGTCGAGTGCAACCTCTGCCAGTCCAGCATCCTCTGCTACCAGCTGGCATGCGAGCTCTTGGAGAGACTGGCACCAAAGGAAGAGATCCGATTGGTG GAGCCCACAGACACCCTGGAGGACAGCCTCATCTTCCCTCGACCGGAGTTCACCATTGGAACTGAAGTAGAGGAGGAGAATCTGACAAGCAAACAAGGAGGCAACCCTGGAAACAAAAGCGGCTCCACTGAGAAACTTA CTATGAAGAATAATGCTGACAAGAAATTCTCATACCAGCAACTGCCTGTTACCTTAAAGCTGATCTATACAATACTGCAG GAAATGCCCAAGTTCGAGGAACCCGACATTCTCTTCAATATGCTGAACTGTTTGAAGATTCTCTGTCTTCACGGAGAATGCCTATACACTGCCCGAAAGGATCACCCACACTTTCTAGCATACACCCAGGACAAGATGTTGATTCCAAG TCTGTGGCGGGTGCTCACCTCAGAGTTCTCCCAGCTGGCCTCGCTGGCTGTTCCACAGCTGCTCCATGCCCTCTCTCTGCCCCACGGGGCCGATATCTTCTGGGGCATTGTCAACAGCAACTTTAACAGCAAGGACTGGAAAAAGCGCTTTGAAGCAG TGGAGAGAGTGGCAGTGCTCTGCCGGTTCCTGGACATCGTCTCTGTGACTAAGAACCACCTGCTGAAGTACTCTCTGGCTCACGCTTTCTGCTGTTTCCTGGCAGCGGTGGAGGATGTTAATCCTGCCGTGGCAACGCGGGCCAGGTTGCTGCTGGACACCATCAAGAGACCAGCTTTGCAG GGTCTGTGCCTCTGCCTGGATTTCCAGTTCGACACTGTCGTGAAGGATCGACCCACTATTCTAAgcaagctgctgctgcttcactTCCTCAAACAAGACATCCCTGCACTCAGCTGGGAGTTCTTCGTCAACCGCTTTGACACACTATCCCTGGAGGCTCAGCTACACCTTGACTGCAACAAAGAATTCCCATTTCCAACAA CTATCACAGCAGTCCGGACCAATGTGGCTAACCTGAGCGACGTGGCCATGTGGAAAATCAAGAGGGCGCGCTTCGCACGGAACCGTCAGAAGAGCGTGCGCTCCCTCCGAGACAGTGTGAAGGGCCTCACCGAGTCAAAGAGAGCCCACTCACTGCCTGAGACACTGAGCAGCAGAC ctctgagACTAACAAGGCATGAGCAGTCAGCTCCAACTCTTGGAGATATGATAGACCATGTACTGCCAG GCAAGAGCACCTCTGAGGACGACACCATGATCAAGGATCCTCTCCCTGAGGATGCTGGGATTGACCATCAGACGGTGCATCACCTGATCACAGTGCTGATGAAGTTCATGGCAAAGGATAAGAGCAGCGCTGAGGTGGACATTGGCAGCGCTAAGGCATTCAACACAGTCAAGAGGCACTTGTATGTGCTGCTGGGCTACGACCAGCAGGAGGGCTGCTTTATGATTGCACCGCAGAAGATGAGGACCTCCACCTGCTTTAATGCGTTCATCGCCGGCATCTCCCAG GTGATGGACTACAATATCCACATGGGGAAGCATCTCTTACCCCTGGTGGTGCAGGTTCTCAAGTACTGCACCTGCCCCCAGCTGCGCCACTACTTCCAGCAGCCCCCCCGCTGCTCCCTGTGGTCACTGCGGCCACACATCAGACAGATGTGGCTCAAGACTCTGCTGGTGGTTCTCtacaag TACCCCTACAGAGACATGGACATCAGTAAGATAGTTCTACATCTGATCCACATCACAATCAATACGCTGAACGCACAGTATCACAGCTGTAAGCCTCACACCACTGCTGGCCCTCTATACAGcgacaacagcaacaacagccgCTACAGCGAGAAAGAGAAAG AGGAGGACAGTGTATTTGATGAATCCGACATACACGACACCCCGACTGGCGCTTGTAACAAGGAGTCTCAGACCTTCTTTGCAAGACTGAAGAGAATTGGAGGGAGCAAATCTGTGAAATACCAACCTGTGGAAATGAACGCTCAGAAAA GTGAAATCGAGCTTTCTGAATACAGAGATGCCAGCGCTCTCCAGGACAGCATCCTGCGCTGTGTGAGGGAGGAGAGCATCAAGAAGAAGAGGCTCCAGCTTTTAAAACAGAAGTCATTGGACATTGGGAATGCTGATTCAATTTTGTTTAACTTGGACGAGCACCGAAGGAAGTCATGCATTGACCGATGTCAGCTGGACAGGCACGGTGTGGCTTTCTCAGCCTGCAACACCAAACCGGATGACCATTGCAGCAAAGCCTCTGAAGACGCATTGGGGAAGGCAGAAGCAAATGACCCTCATGAAAAATTCGGCCAAGGCGATGGATCAAGTGAAAACAAACGGCCGGTAATCCCTGAAGTCAGGCTGAGCTACATGGAGACATCTGAGGATAAGGTGGACTCTCCAGGTGGACACCCCCCATCGAAAGAAGATCCTGATCTCATCGACCTGTCCTCAGACTCCACTTCAGCTCCAGAGAAGAGGTCGACCATCTCAACGTCTGACAGTGACTCTTTGGTCTTTGAGCCCCTGCCTCCTCTGCGTATAGTGGAGAGCGATGAAGAGTATGAAATGCAGAACCCCACATACATCAAACCCAATGGAAAGGTTACTCGGTCGCCTTCCACCAGCAACACACTCGGCTATACCCCTCTTGTGCAGGTCAAGGACCACTCCAAAGATTGCAAGCCCAAGGGTTTTGTGGACAATACTTTGCTAACCAATGAAAGACGACCTTCCATAAATCCCATGGCCTTGCTTGACTGCAAGGATCTCACAAAGCCTGCAGAATTTACAGACTTGTCCAACGAGAGCCCTATGACCCTGAAACAAAAGAGATACCTACTGAAGAAGTCTGTGGCTTTGCCCGAGATATCCCTTGATGATAACTGCGAGATTCGCCTGGAAGAGATCAAGCTGGGAGTGGGGACCATCGTCAGCCCCTCTGTGAAAACTGTGTTCCTGAACGTTCCCAGGGACGTGGACGAACCAGCCCCCAATGATTCTGAGTCGGACAGTGAGCAAATGAGCAACACGAAACCAGAGGATGAGAATGAGGAGGCCGAGTTCAAAATACAGATTGTGCCTCGGCAGAAGAAGCACAGGAAGATCGCCGTCAGTGCCATTCAGAGGGAGTATCTTGACATTTCTTTCAACATGTTGGACAAACTGGGGGATCAACAGGGTGAACCAG CACAATACAGACAGATGAAGCGCGGCTCCCTGGGAGCGTTGACAATGAGCCAGTTAATGAAGAGACAGTTGGAACATCAGTCTAGTGCGCCACACAACATCAGCACATGGGAAGCAG GTGCTACAAAGTCTAGCCTGTTATCAGCTCCCAGTACTGTCAGCATGTTTGTGCCGGCACCTGAAGAGTTTACTGACGACCAGCCAACAACAATGACAGACAG GTGTCACGACTGTGGAGCGGTTCTGGAGGAGTACGATGAAGAAAGCCTGGGCCTGGCTGTAGTGGTGCTCTCAATGTTCATTCATTTGAGCCCAGACCTGGCAGCTCCCCTGCTCCTTGACATCATGCAGTCTGTGGGAAG ATTGGCATCCAGCACCAATTTCTCTGGTCAAGCAGAGAG CATGATGATTCCTGGCAACGCTGCTGGGGTAGCAAAACAGTTTCTCCGCTGTGTTTTCCACCAGCTGGCCCCTAATGGCATTCTCCCACAGCTCTTCCAAAGCAACATCAAAG ATGGGAGTTTTTTAAGAACTCTGGCTTCTTCCCTTATGGATTTTAATGAGCTGAGCTCGGTCGCTGCACTCAGTATGCTACTAGAG GGTTTGAACAATAAGAAGAGTTTGCCAGCAGGGGGCCCCATGCTTCACTGTCTGGAGAACATTGCCACCTTCATGGAAGCACTACCCATGGACTCGCCTAGCAGTCTGTGGACGACCATCTGTAACCAATTCCAGACCTTTTTAACAAAACTGCCCTCCATCTTACCACTGAAG TGCTGCTTAGACTCCAGTTTAAGAATTATTATCTGCCTGCTGAAGATTCCTACCACAAATGCAGCAAGG AGCCTGCTGGAACCCTTTTCCAAATTACTGGGCTTTGTGATTCAGCACGCGGTTTTCAGCCTCCCCTACCTTGCGGAGCTCTGTGGATTGTGCTATCGAGGCTTCAACAAG gAGCGGGATAAATTCTATCTGTCTCGCAGTGTTGTTTTGGAGTTGTTGCAGGCTTTAAAATTTAAATCACCTCTTCCTGACACTAACTTGCTGCTGCTGGTGCAG TTTGTCTGTGCTGATGCTGGAACACGACTAGCTGAGTCGACAATCCTGCAGAAGAACATGATTGCATCTATACCTGGT TGTATCACAGCTGCAATGGAGTGCATGAGGCAATATATTAATGAATTACTGGACTTCATAGCTGACATGCATACATTGACAAAGTTAAAA AGTCATATGAAGTCCTGCTGTCAGCCATTGCATGAAGACACTTTTGGCGGGAACCTGAAAGTGGGTCTTGCACAAATAGCCGCGATGGAAATCAGCAAAGGGAATCACCGTGACAACAAGGCTGTGATTCGCTACCTGCCTTGGCTCTACCACCCTCCGTCTGCCATGCAACAAGG ACCCAAAGAGTTTATTGAGTGCGTCTCCCATATTCGCCTGCTGTCTTGGCTGTTGCTCGGATCTCTTACCCACAGTGCATTGAATCAAGGGTCTACTTCCTGTATGCCCATTCCACTCGACGCTGGCTCACACATTAGTGATCACCTGATTGTCATCTTGATTGGGTTTCCAGAACAGTCAAAG acatcAGTTTTGCACATGTGCTCCCTGTTCCATGCGTTTATGTTTGCCCAGCTCTGGACAATCTACTGTGAGCAGGCAGCTGCAACCCCCACAATGCAGAACCAGAATGAGTTTGCATCCACTGCAATCCTCACGGGCCTGGAGTTCTGGAGCAGAGTCACTCCCAGCATTCTTCAACTCATGGCACATAATAAAGTG ATGGTTGAAATGGTGTGTTTGCATGTGATCAGCTTAATGGAGGCTCTTCAGGAATGCAACTCCACCATTTTTGTAAAG CTCATACCCATGTGGTTACCTATGATTCAGTCAAATTTGAAG CATTTATCAGCTGGGCTGCAATTGCGTCTTCAAGCAATACAGAACAACGTGAACCATCAGTACCTGCAGGGTCTACAGGGCTGTGCTCAGACCAGCGCCATCCCTTCAGTGCTGCGCAAGTGGTTACAGTGCACACAGTTCAAAATGGCCCAGGTGGAGATCCAGTCCTCGGAAGCAGTGTCCCAGTTTTACCCCATGTGA